The window GATATAGCGTGCTGATAATTCCACCGCCAGTCGCAACGCTTCTTGGGTATATTTCAGGCCATGATGCTCTTCAAAGCGTGACTTCAAACCCTTCAAGATTAATACGGTATCTTCTATCGATGGCTCTATCACATCGATTTTCTGGAAGCGCCGCGCTAGAGCATGGTCTTTTTCGAAAATACCACGATATTCTTGATAAGTAGTGGACCCAATGCAACGCAATTGTCCGGATGCCAACACCGGTTTGATCAAGTTGGACGCATCCATCACCCCACCGGAAGCGGAACCCGCGCCAATAATGGTATGAATTTCGTCGATAAATAAAATCGAGTCGGGTTCTTTTTTAAGCTGGCTAATTAAAGCCTTTAGTCGTTTTTCAAAATCGCCGCGATATTTGGTACCGGCAACCAGTGCGCCCATGTCCAAGGAATAAATGACACTATTCAACAATATATCCGGCACTTGTTCTTCGACAATTCGTTTCGCCAAACCTTCGGCTATAGCGGTTTTACCGACCCCAGCCTCCCCTACTAATAGCGGATTATTTTTGCGGCGGCGGCATAGCACCTGAATGGTCCTTTCCACTTCCAGCTCGCGGCCAATTAGAGGATCGATGTTGCCTTTCAGGGCTTCTTCGTTCAAGTTGGTTGCGTATTTTTCCAATGGGCTGGACAAAGCTTCATTACTGCCACGGTCGGCTTCCGGCTCCTCGCTGCTATCTTTTCTGAACTGCTCGATTTTGGAAACCCCATGCGCCAGATAATTGACCACATCCAAACGGGTGATGTCTTGTTTGTTCAACAGATAAACCGCATGTGAATCCTGCTCACTAAACAGGGCGACAAATAAGTTCGCGCCGGTGACTTCTTTTTTGTCGGAAGCCTGCACATGAAACACCGCACGCTGTAAAACGCGCTGAAAACCTAAAGTGGGCTGGGTTTCTCGCTGTATGCCTTCAGGAATCAGGGAAATGGTTTCGTCTATAAACCGGGTTAATTCGGCCCGCAACGCATTAACATTGCAGCCGCAAGCGATCAAAATAGGTATCGTCGTGACGTTATCCAACAAGGCCAGCAACAAATGCTCGACGGTGATGAATTCGTGTCTTTTGGCATGAGCTCCAGTAAAAGCAGCGTTCAATGTCACTTCAAGTTCTTTACTTAGCATGGTTACCCCTCACGCCTCTTCCATCGTGCACATCAGCGGGTGATGATGCTCGCGGGAATATTCATTAACAATATGTACTTTCGTTTCAGCAACGTCTTTAGTATAGGTACCGCAAACACCGACGCCCTGTGTATGCACTTGTAACATCACCTGAGTGGCTTTCTCTTGGCTCATGTTAAAAAAATCAGTCAATATTTCGACGACAAAATCCATCGGCGTAAAGTCGTCGTTAAGCAACATAACCTTATACAGTGGCGGTCTTTTCAGCTGCGGCTTGGCTTCTTGCAGCGCGGTGTTACCGTCGCCATCTTTCAAGGGTTCAAAATCTGACATAAGCTTTGGTGCTGTGAATCATTGTGGTCTTAAAAATAGCGTCTTCAACATTAAATTTCAATCTTTGGGCATATAAAAAACATTTCGAGTAAAATGCGCGCCTTTTACCGTTTTCTATCTACATCATGGTTTGGAAACCTCACGTCACCGTCGCCGCCGTGATTGAAAAAGACGGTCGCTTTCTGCTGGTTGAAGAGACAACGGCACGAGGCCTTGCGTTCAATCAACCCGCAGGTCATTTGGAAGAAGGTGAAGATTTAATCAGTGCCGTCAAACGCGAAGTTTGCGAGGAAACAGCTTGGCAATTTGAACCGGAGGCATTAATCGCCACACAACTATGGCGCAGAAATCCACATATGCCCAGTTTTGTTCGCTTCTGTTTTTCCGGCACGGTCAACAACCACAACCCAGAACAACCTCTCGATGACGGCATTATCGACACTCACTGGTTAAGCCGCAATGAAATTTACGCAAAACGCCAACAATTGCGCAGCCCTTTGGTTTTAACCACTGTGGACGAATACCTGAAAGGTCACCGTTACCCGCTTACCATCTTACAGTCTTTTATCGATTTAGAATGAGTAAACACATCATCGTCGGCATGTCCGGCGGCGTCGACTCGTCCGTCACTGCATTAATCCTGCAAGAACAAGGCCATAAGGTCACCGGTTTGTTCATGAAAAATTGGGAAGAAGACGACGGCACCGAATATTGCACGGCAATGGAAGACCTGGCCGACGCACAGCAGGTTTGCGACAAACTGGGCATAGAGCTGAAGACTGTCAACTTTGCCGCCGAATATTGGGACGACGTATTTGAAGTGTTTTTGTCGGAGTTTAAAGCCGGTCGGACCCCCAATCCCGACATCCTTTGTAACAAACACGTCAAATTTAAAGCCTTTTTGGACTATGCCACCGAAGATCTGGGCGCCGAATACATCGCCACCGGCCACTATGCCCGCGTCGATCAGCACAACGGCGAATTTAGATTATTAAAAGGATTAGACCCAAACAAGGAGCAAAGCTATTTTTTATATGCGATGGGCCAGAAAGCTCTATCGCAAACCCTGTTCCCGATCGGCCACCTGCACAAACCGGAAATTCGCGCGCTGGCCGATAAGGCCGGTTTTGCCAACAGTCGCAAGAAAGACAGCACTGGCATCTGCTTTATAGGCGAACGCAAGTTCAAGGAATTTCTGCAGCGCTACCTGCCCCACCAACCCGGCGAAATGCGCACCCCCGAAGGCCAATATATCGGCAAACACCACGGTCTGATGTACTACACCCTCGGCCAACGCCAAGGCTTGGGTATAGGCGGCGTCAAAGATGCCCCGGACGAACCCTGGTTCGTGCTGGAAAAAGACCTGGACAACAACGTGCTGATCGTCGGCCAAGGCCACGACCATCCGTTGATGCTGCACAACACGCTGGAAGCCGGACAATTGGACTGGTGTAGCAACCAACCCTTGACCGAACCGCTACGTTGCGCTGCCAAGACACGTTACCGCCAGCCCGATCAGGATTGCGTCGTCGAACCCATAACCGGCGGCATCCGTGTCAAAGTCCGCTTCGACGAACCGCAACGTGCAATAACGCCAGGCCAGTCGGTCGTATTTTATGCTGGCGAAATTTGCTTGGGTGGTGGCATCATCGAATCCAAATACAACCGATAACTCCATGCCGGATGGGCTGAATAAAATTAAGTCCATCCCATACTTAATACAGGAAACCATCATGACACTCACCGCCATCTCCCCCATCGACGGCCGCTATGCCGGCAAAGTTGACGCTTTGCGCCCCATTTTCAGCGAATACGGTTTGATCCGCTATCGCGTAAAAGTAGAAGTACGCTGGCTGCAAGCGTTGGCCGCGGAAGCCAAGATCGTCGAAGTACCGGCTTTGTCGGCCGATGCAATTGCGGTATTGAACGGCATCGTCAGCAATTTCTCCGAAGCCGACGCCCAAGCCGTAAAAGACATCGAGAAGACCACCAACCATGACGTCAAGGCGGTCGAGTATTTTCTGAAAGAAAAGATCAAAGGCGACGCCGAATTGCATGCCGTCAACGAGTTCATTCACTTCGCCTGCACCTCGGAAGACATCAATAACCTGTCTTACGCCTTGATGCTGAAAGAAGGCCGCGGTTTGATGCTGGCCGAGATCGACGCCACGATAGATGCGATCAAGCAACTGGCCTTGGATAGCGCCGATCAGCCCATGCTGTCTCGCACTCACGGCCAATCGGCAACACCGACCACGGTCGGCAAGGAATTCGCTAACGTCGTCGCCCGCATACAACGCCAGCGCGAGCAATTGGCCAAGGTAGAGCTGCTGGGCAAGATCAACGGTGCGGTCGGCAATTACAATGCGCACAGCGTCGCCTATCCGGATGTTGATTGGGCGCAATTCGCGCAAAACTTCGTTGAGTCGCTGAGTTTGGCCTTCAACCCTTACACGATACAGATTGAACCTCATGATTACATGGCCGAGTTTTTCCACGCCCTGTCGCGCTTCAACACCATCCTGTTGGATTTCGACCGCGACGTCTGGGGCTATATCTCGCTGGGTTATTTCAAACAAAAAACCGTGGCCGGCGAAGTAGGTTCCTCGACGATGCCACACAAGGTCAACCCGATCGACTTCGAAAATTCCGAAGGCAATCTGGGATTGGCCAATGCGATTTTCGGCTTCCTGGCCGACAAACTGCCGGTATCGCGCTGGCAGCGCGATTTGACTGACTCCACCGTGTTGCGCAACATCGGCGTCGGCATCGCCCACACCAGCATCGCGATCCAGTCGACTTTGAAAGGCATTTCCAAACTGGAAATCAACCCTGCGTTGATCGATCAAGACCTGGAGCAAAACTGGGAAGTATTGGCCGAGCCGATTCAAACCGTGATGCGCCGTTACGGTGTCGAAAAGCCGTACGAAAAATTGAAAGAACTGACTCGTGGCCAGCGCGTCACCGGCGACGGCATGCGCGCTTTCGTCGAAAAGCTAGACATTCCAGCCACTGCCAAGGCCGAACTGCTGGCACTCACACCGCACAGCTACACCGGCTATGCGGCAGATTTAGCCAAGAAAATCGGCTAAGCATTAGGACAGGTAGTTGCTGAACTTCATCTGGATATTCTTCTTCCTGAGCGCATTCGCCACCGCCGCCTTCAAACTGCTGGTGCTGGGCGACACCAAGGTGTTTTCCGACTTGATGAATGCGATGTTCAGCCTGGCTAAGACCGCGTTCGAGATTTCGCTGGGACTGAGCGGCGTGCTGGCCTTGTGGCTGGGCATCATGAAAATCGGCGAGCATAGCGGCTTCATCGATTTGTTGACCAAGGCTCTCAATCCATTATTCAGCCGGCTGATGCCGGAGATCCCGAAGGATCATCCGGCGCTCGGTGCGATGGTGATGAACATCGCCGCCAACATGCTGGGGCTAGACAACGCGGCGACGCCGATGGGCATCAAGGCGATGCAGGAAATGCAGACCTTGAATCCGCATCCCGAACGCGCCACCGATGCGCAAATCTTGTTTCTGGTGATCAACACTGCCTCGGTGACGCTGTTTCCGGTGACGATCTTCGCTTATCGAGCACAGCTCGGCGCGGCGAACCCAACCGACGTGTTCATCCCGATATTGATTGCTACTTATATGTCAACGTTTACCGGCTTGCTGGCGGTCGCCGTCGTACAGAAGATCAATCTGCTGGACAAGGTGGTGTTGAGCTATCTCGGCGGCATTACTCTGCTGGTCGGCGGCATACTGGCTTATTTTGCCGGGCTCGATCAAGCCGAGATGTTGAAACAATCGGCCGTGGTCAGCCATGTGATTTTGTTCAGCTTGGTTATTTCCTTCATTGCCGCTGCCGCTTACAAACAGCTGAATGCTTACGAGTTGTTCGTCGAAGGCGCCAAACAGGGTTTTCAGACCGCGATCACCATAATTCCCTATCTGGTGGCGATGCTGGTGGCTTTCGGCGTATTCCGAGCCAGCGGCTCGTTGGAATTGATTACCGATGGCGTAAGGCTGTTGGTCAACTATGCCGGCATCGACAACCGCTTCATCGACGGCCTGCCGACCGCTTTGATGAAGCCGTTCAGCGGCAGCGGGGCGCGGGCGATGATGATAGACACCATGCAGACTCACGGCGCCGATTCATTCGCCGGCCGGCTGGCATCAGTGGTGCAAGGCAGCACCGAGACGACGTTTTATGTATTGGCGGTTTATTTCGGCGCTGTGAACATTAAACAGATACGCCACGCCGCCGCCTGTGGAATTATTGCCGACATCGGTGGCATAACTGCCGCTATTTTTGTGACTTACTGGTTTTTTGGTTAAACCGAACATGCAAATCCATTTAAAAACTCTGGGCTGCCGCCTCAACGAAGCGGAACTGGAAACCTGGGCGCAAGCCTTTCAGGCCAAAGGTCACTCTATCACCCGCAACTTGTGCGACTCGCAACTGGTGGTGATCAATTCCTGCGCGGTCACCCAGGACGCCGTAAAAAAGTCCAAACAAATGATACGCCGCATCCACCGCGACAATCCGCAAGCCAAATTGGTGGTCAGCGGCTGCTATGCGACGCTGAATGAGGAAGAAGCCGCGCAATTGATGGGGGTGGACTTGATCGTCGGCAACCAGGATAAAAACCAGCTGGTGGAAAAAACCCTGGCCGAGCTGAATCTGGACAGCATGCCGGCCATGTCGACCGAACCCGGAGAAGTCTCACTGTTCAGCCGCGGCCGGCAGCGGGCCTTCGTCAAAGTCCAGGACGGTTGCCGCTACCGCTGCACCTTCTGCATCGTTACCGTTGCTCGCGGCGAAGAGAGCAGTCGCCCTGTTCAAGATGTGATTCAAGAAATCAACACCTTGTATAGCCAAGGCATCAACGAAGCCATCATCACCGGCGTACATCTTGGTGGTTACGGCAGCGACATTTCCAGTAATCTGGTCGAGTTGATTAACGAAATACTGGATAAGACTGAAATTCCTCGATTGCGTCTTGGCTCCCTTGAACCTTGGGAATTACCCGATGGGTTCTTCGAGCTATTCAAAAATCCGCGACTGATGCCCCATCTGCATCTGCCCTTGCAAAGCGGCTGCGACAGCGTCTTAAGACGCATGGCCAGACGCTGTAAAACGGAGGAATTCGGCCAGATCGTTAAACTGGCCCGCGCGACGATCCCGCATTTCAATATCACTACCGACATAATAGTCGGCTTTCCGGGCGAAACCGAATTGGAATGGCAGGAAAGCTTTGATTACATCAAAAGCCTGGGGTTTGGTCATATTCACATTTTTAGCTATTCGCCTCGCGAAGGTACCAAAGCCGCGGGCTTGCCGGATCAAATCGATCAGAACACCAAGAAACAG of the Methylomonas sp. MK1 genome contains:
- a CDS encoding nucleoside recognition domain-containing protein, yielding MLNFIWIFFFLSAFATAAFKLLVLGDTKVFSDLMNAMFSLAKTAFEISLGLSGVLALWLGIMKIGEHSGFIDLLTKALNPLFSRLMPEIPKDHPALGAMVMNIAANMLGLDNAATPMGIKAMQEMQTLNPHPERATDAQILFLVINTASVTLFPVTIFAYRAQLGAANPTDVFIPILIATYMSTFTGLLAVAVVQKINLLDKVVLSYLGGITLLVGGILAYFAGLDQAEMLKQSAVVSHVILFSLVISFIAAAAYKQLNAYELFVEGAKQGFQTAITIIPYLVAMLVAFGVFRASGSLELITDGVRLLVNYAGIDNRFIDGLPTALMKPFSGSGARAMMIDTMQTHGADSFAGRLASVVQGSTETTFYVLAVYFGAVNIKQIRHAAACGIIADIGGITAAIFVTYWFFG
- a CDS encoding NUDIX hydrolase, which produces MVWKPHVTVAAVIEKDGRFLLVEETTARGLAFNQPAGHLEEGEDLISAVKREVCEETAWQFEPEALIATQLWRRNPHMPSFVRFCFSGTVNNHNPEQPLDDGIIDTHWLSRNEIYAKRQQLRSPLVLTTVDEYLKGHRYPLTILQSFIDLE
- the mtaB gene encoding tRNA (N(6)-L-threonylcarbamoyladenosine(37)-C(2))-methylthiotransferase MtaB, which codes for MQIHLKTLGCRLNEAELETWAQAFQAKGHSITRNLCDSQLVVINSCAVTQDAVKKSKQMIRRIHRDNPQAKLVVSGCYATLNEEEAAQLMGVDLIVGNQDKNQLVEKTLAELNLDSMPAMSTEPGEVSLFSRGRQRAFVKVQDGCRYRCTFCIVTVARGEESSRPVQDVIQEINTLYSQGINEAIITGVHLGGYGSDISSNLVELINEILDKTEIPRLRLGSLEPWELPDGFFELFKNPRLMPHLHLPLQSGCDSVLRRMARRCKTEEFGQIVKLARATIPHFNITTDIIVGFPGETELEWQESFDYIKSLGFGHIHIFSYSPREGTKAAGLPDQIDQNTKKQRSKQLHELADAMKRRFIAENLGERANILWEGQKEAQSDGTIRHFGYTPNYLRVACDVVPGFILENKIVAGELIEARPDFVLVRLT
- the clpS gene encoding ATP-dependent Clp protease adapter ClpS; this translates as MSDFEPLKDGDGNTALQEAKPQLKRPPLYKVMLLNDDFTPMDFVVEILTDFFNMSQEKATQVMLQVHTQGVGVCGTYTKDVAETKVHIVNEYSREHHHPLMCTMEEA
- the clpA gene encoding ATP-dependent Clp protease ATP-binding subunit ClpA is translated as MLSKELEVTLNAAFTGAHAKRHEFITVEHLLLALLDNVTTIPILIACGCNVNALRAELTRFIDETISLIPEGIQRETQPTLGFQRVLQRAVFHVQASDKKEVTGANLFVALFSEQDSHAVYLLNKQDITRLDVVNYLAHGVSKIEQFRKDSSEEPEADRGSNEALSSPLEKYATNLNEEALKGNIDPLIGRELEVERTIQVLCRRRKNNPLLVGEAGVGKTAIAEGLAKRIVEEQVPDILLNSVIYSLDMGALVAGTKYRGDFEKRLKALISQLKKEPDSILFIDEIHTIIGAGSASGGVMDASNLIKPVLASGQLRCIGSTTYQEYRGIFEKDHALARRFQKIDVIEPSIEDTVLILKGLKSRFEEHHGLKYTQEALRLAVELSARYITDRHLPDKAIDVIDEAGARQRLFAGIDRKDLIDTAEIEEIVAKIARVPAQSVSSNDIDKLSNLEKNLKMLVFGQDEAISELASAIKLSRAGLRDTTKTIGSFLFAGPTGVGKTEVTRQLAKVLGIELIRFDMSEYMERHTVSRLIGAPPGYVGFDQGGLLTEAVTKHPHAVLLLDELEKAHPDVFNLLLQVMDHGTLTDNNGRKADFRNIILIMTTNAGAEESSRASIGFTQQNHASDSMKVIERGFSPEFRNRLDAIVQFKPLDMAVVGSVVDKFIFELEAILADKNVTLTLEPAARSWLAEHGCDPKMGARPMARLIQEKIKKPLAEDLLFGRLANGGHVRVHVENDALAFAIESKQLIVSELNQVV
- the mnmA gene encoding tRNA 2-thiouridine(34) synthase MnmA, which translates into the protein MSKHIIVGMSGGVDSSVTALILQEQGHKVTGLFMKNWEEDDGTEYCTAMEDLADAQQVCDKLGIELKTVNFAAEYWDDVFEVFLSEFKAGRTPNPDILCNKHVKFKAFLDYATEDLGAEYIATGHYARVDQHNGEFRLLKGLDPNKEQSYFLYAMGQKALSQTLFPIGHLHKPEIRALADKAGFANSRKKDSTGICFIGERKFKEFLQRYLPHQPGEMRTPEGQYIGKHHGLMYYTLGQRQGLGIGGVKDAPDEPWFVLEKDLDNNVLIVGQGHDHPLMLHNTLEAGQLDWCSNQPLTEPLRCAAKTRYRQPDQDCVVEPITGGIRVKVRFDEPQRAITPGQSVVFYAGEICLGGGIIESKYNR
- the purB gene encoding adenylosuccinate lyase translates to MTLTAISPIDGRYAGKVDALRPIFSEYGLIRYRVKVEVRWLQALAAEAKIVEVPALSADAIAVLNGIVSNFSEADAQAVKDIEKTTNHDVKAVEYFLKEKIKGDAELHAVNEFIHFACTSEDINNLSYALMLKEGRGLMLAEIDATIDAIKQLALDSADQPMLSRTHGQSATPTTVGKEFANVVARIQRQREQLAKVELLGKINGAVGNYNAHSVAYPDVDWAQFAQNFVESLSLAFNPYTIQIEPHDYMAEFFHALSRFNTILLDFDRDVWGYISLGYFKQKTVAGEVGSSTMPHKVNPIDFENSEGNLGLANAIFGFLADKLPVSRWQRDLTDSTVLRNIGVGIAHTSIAIQSTLKGISKLEINPALIDQDLEQNWEVLAEPIQTVMRRYGVEKPYEKLKELTRGQRVTGDGMRAFVEKLDIPATAKAELLALTPHSYTGYAADLAKKIG